A single genomic interval of Lathyrus oleraceus cultivar Zhongwan6 chromosome 7, CAAS_Psat_ZW6_1.0, whole genome shotgun sequence harbors:
- the LOC127100372 gene encoding transcription factor E2FB isoform X2: protein MIKLQLKRKSEAAGFEADSGVRMTPGSTEAANSPSQTPVSGKTGKGGKSSKLTKCNRSGIQTPGSNIGSPSGNNLTPAGPCRYDSSLGLLTKKFINLIKQAEDGILDLNKAADTLEVQKRRIYDITNVLEGIGLIEKKLKNRIQWKGLDVSKPGEADDSFASLQAEIENLTMEERRLDEQIREMQERLRGLSEDENNEKLLFVTEEDIKNLPCFQNETLIAIKAPHGTTLEVPDPDEAADYPQRRYRIVLRSTMGPIDVYLVSQFEEKFEEINGVEVTPKIPSSPEVSQHPSTVVPEDKGKEIEVQRQDGEGPSSDLTNNHDFVSGIMKIVPSDVASDADYWLLSDADVSITDMWRTEPGVEWNELNALQEDYCMAHEDNTTPNHPLNIAREDNTSPSHPSNIGEVSSAANPTVD from the exons ATGATTAAATTA CAATTGAAGCGGAAAAGTGAAGCAGCTGGTTTTGAAGCTGATTCAGGTGTTAGGATGACTCCTGGATCTACTGAAGCAGCCAATAGTCCTTCTCAGACGCCTGTATCCGGGAAGACGGGGAAGGGAGGCAAATCCTCTAAGCTGACAAAATGCAACAGATCTGGAATTCAAACCCCAGGCTCAAATATTG GTTCTCCTTCAGGAAATAATCTCACCCCTGCTGGTCCATGTCGATATGACAGCTCTTTAG GTCTGTTGACAAAAAAGTTCATCAATTTAATTAAACAAGCAGAGGATGGTATTCTTGATCTAAATAAAGCTGCTGACACATTAGAG GTGCAAAAGAGGAGGATATATGATATAACAAATGTTCTTGAAGGGATTGGCCTTATAGAGAAAAAGCTCAAGAACAGAATTCAGTGGAA GGGCTTGGATGTTTCAAAGCCAGGGGAGGCTGATGATAGTTTTGCTAGTTTACAG GCAGAAATTGAAAATTTAACCATGGAGGAACGCCGGTTAGATGAACAAATAAG GGAGATGCAAGAAAGACTACGGGGTCTTAGTGAAGATGAAAATAATGAGAA GTTGCTTTTTGTCACTGAGGAAGATATAAAGAACTTGCCCTGCTTCCAG AATGAAACCTTGATAGCAATTAAAGCTCCACATGGAACCACTTTGGAAGTCCCTGATCCAGATGAG GCCGCTGATTATCCACAGAGGAGATACAGGATAGTCCTGAGAAGCACAATGGGCCCAATAGATGTTTACCTTGTTAG TCAATTTGAAGAGAAGTTTGAGGAGATCAACGGTGTTGAGGTTACACCCAAAATTCCATCTAGTCCAGAAGTTAGCCAGCATCCATCAACTGTGGTCCCAGAGGACAAAGGGAAGGAAATAGAAGTGCAGAGACAAGACGGTGAAGGGCCTAGTTCAGATCTTACCAACAATCACGACTTCGTGAGTGGGATCATGAAGATTGTTCCTTCAGATGTTGCT AGTGATGCCGATTACTGGCTTTTATCAGATGCCGATGTTAGCATAACCGACATGTGGAGAACAGAAC CTGGAGTTGAATGGAATGAACTCAACGCACTTCAAGAAGATTATTGTATGGCTCATGAGGACAATACAACCCCAAATCATCCTTTGAACATAGCTCGTGAGGACAATACATCCCCAAGTCATCCTTCAAACATAGGTGAAGTGTCTTCTGCAGCCAACCCTACTGTAGATTGA
- the LOC127100373 gene encoding uncharacterized protein LOC127100373, whose product MATFLHLPSPSCSSLLTNKERYRFCSLASIQSRKSKEFRVRAVREKTEEIKSPSKTSSPEDVTKKYGLEAGLWKIFSSKEEGEEQQKSKGDQAKELLAKYGGAYLATSITLSLISFALCYALVNAGVDVQTLLQKVGINTDATGEKVGTFALAYAAHKAASPIRFPPTVALTTIVAGWIGKKAEKDK is encoded by the exons ATGGCAACGTTTCTTCATCTCCCATCACCTTCTTGTTCTTCTTTACTCACCAACAAGGAGAGATATAGATTTTGCAGTCTTGCTTCAATTCAGTCACGTAAATCCAAAGAGTTCAGAGTTAGAGCTGTTAGAGAGAAAACTGAGGAAATCAAAAGCCCCTCCAAGACATCTTCCCCTGAGGATGTCACTAAGAAGTATGGTCTTGAAGCTGGTCTTTGGAAG ATTTTTAGCTCAAAGGAAGAAGGGGAGGAACAACAGAAATCTAAAGGGGATCAAGCCAAGGAGTTGCTGGCAAAATATGGAGGGGCATACCTTGCCACCTCCATTACTCTGTCATTGATTTCTTTCGCACTTTGTTATGCACTAGTCAATGCTGGAGTAGATGTTCAAACTTTGCTTCAGAAG GTAGGAATCAATACTGATGCGACCGGGGAAAAAGTTGGTACCTTTGCTTTGGCTTATGCTGCACATAAAGCTGCATCACCAATTAGGTTTCCACCCACAGTAGCACTTACCACAATTGTAGCTGGTTGGATTGGAAAGAAAGCTGAGAAAGATAAGTAG
- the LOC127100372 gene encoding transcription factor E2FB isoform X1 — protein MSGTRAPPAASPSNPPDQIMKRQPPFSSLKPPFVASGDYHRFAPDHRRILDQETEAIVVKTPQLKRKSEAAGFEADSGVRMTPGSTEAANSPSQTPVSGKTGKGGKSSKLTKCNRSGIQTPGSNIGSPSGNNLTPAGPCRYDSSLGLLTKKFINLIKQAEDGILDLNKAADTLEVQKRRIYDITNVLEGIGLIEKKLKNRIQWKGLDVSKPGEADDSFASLQAEIENLTMEERRLDEQIREMQERLRGLSEDENNEKLLFVTEEDIKNLPCFQNETLIAIKAPHGTTLEVPDPDEAADYPQRRYRIVLRSTMGPIDVYLVSQFEEKFEEINGVEVTPKIPSSPEVSQHPSTVVPEDKGKEIEVQRQDGEGPSSDLTNNHDFVSGIMKIVPSDVASDADYWLLSDADVSITDMWRTEPGVEWNELNALQEDYCMAHEDNTTPNHPLNIAREDNTSPSHPSNIGEVSSAANPTVD, from the exons ATGTCGGGCACCCGAGCTCCTCCCGCCGCCTCTCCCTCCAATCCGCCGGACCAGATCATGAAACGACAACCGCCGTTTTCCTCCTTGAAACCTCCTTTTGTAGCTTCCGGAGATTATCACCGGTTTGCCCCTGACCACCGCAGAATTCTCGACCAAGAAACTGAAGCTATCGTCGTTAAGACTCCG CAATTGAAGCGGAAAAGTGAAGCAGCTGGTTTTGAAGCTGATTCAGGTGTTAGGATGACTCCTGGATCTACTGAAGCAGCCAATAGTCCTTCTCAGACGCCTGTATCCGGGAAGACGGGGAAGGGAGGCAAATCCTCTAAGCTGACAAAATGCAACAGATCTGGAATTCAAACCCCAGGCTCAAATATTG GTTCTCCTTCAGGAAATAATCTCACCCCTGCTGGTCCATGTCGATATGACAGCTCTTTAG GTCTGTTGACAAAAAAGTTCATCAATTTAATTAAACAAGCAGAGGATGGTATTCTTGATCTAAATAAAGCTGCTGACACATTAGAG GTGCAAAAGAGGAGGATATATGATATAACAAATGTTCTTGAAGGGATTGGCCTTATAGAGAAAAAGCTCAAGAACAGAATTCAGTGGAA GGGCTTGGATGTTTCAAAGCCAGGGGAGGCTGATGATAGTTTTGCTAGTTTACAG GCAGAAATTGAAAATTTAACCATGGAGGAACGCCGGTTAGATGAACAAATAAG GGAGATGCAAGAAAGACTACGGGGTCTTAGTGAAGATGAAAATAATGAGAA GTTGCTTTTTGTCACTGAGGAAGATATAAAGAACTTGCCCTGCTTCCAG AATGAAACCTTGATAGCAATTAAAGCTCCACATGGAACCACTTTGGAAGTCCCTGATCCAGATGAG GCCGCTGATTATCCACAGAGGAGATACAGGATAGTCCTGAGAAGCACAATGGGCCCAATAGATGTTTACCTTGTTAG TCAATTTGAAGAGAAGTTTGAGGAGATCAACGGTGTTGAGGTTACACCCAAAATTCCATCTAGTCCAGAAGTTAGCCAGCATCCATCAACTGTGGTCCCAGAGGACAAAGGGAAGGAAATAGAAGTGCAGAGACAAGACGGTGAAGGGCCTAGTTCAGATCTTACCAACAATCACGACTTCGTGAGTGGGATCATGAAGATTGTTCCTTCAGATGTTGCT AGTGATGCCGATTACTGGCTTTTATCAGATGCCGATGTTAGCATAACCGACATGTGGAGAACAGAAC CTGGAGTTGAATGGAATGAACTCAACGCACTTCAAGAAGATTATTGTATGGCTCATGAGGACAATACAACCCCAAATCATCCTTTGAACATAGCTCGTGAGGACAATACATCCCCAAGTCATCCTTCAAACATAGGTGAAGTGTCTTCTGCAGCCAACCCTACTGTAGATTGA